Within the Miscanthus floridulus cultivar M001 chromosome 2, ASM1932011v1, whole genome shotgun sequence genome, the region cccaacaccattctgcatgtttctatctttatccatttctgcgaggtgtttcttggtgttcttccgcacttcaacctcttcaggcacctgttctgtctgaagaagaaggggggtagcggttccaaggtggtcggcggcgtttaCCTGCAACTcaaggatgggatggccagcgaatatatCAGCGTTCCACTAAATACCTCCCTCAAAGGTTGGAatgccagatggttctatatcaaacaaagtcacccaatgattcgatgcgacgtccaccacatcccggttaatcatattaactggtcggagagacccaacaatgctgagatggagcaggtaatggaactgctggacttgattaagggcgtTGAGCTTCGGGGTGAACTGGTGGCGGCTAGCTTTATAGTGTGGCGCCTTCAGCcttgcaaagagagggcccacccggcatttgactataaaggtgacaacgatgGTACCCGGGAAAACACAGACCGTCTGACGAAGAGGGAAGTGATAGACCGTGCCATGGTTCTATTTACTTCGAATGTCTTATTCagctggccaaaaggaacgaaggctttcaactgcaccaatccacctcctcaggtaaccatttcgCTTCGCGTCTATCAGGCATTAATTGCCGAGCataggactgacttacttatgaaaagatccattcgcaggatagggcaatatacttttcagacgtgccgagagccgattggccgaaAGGAGTAGATCCTCGGCGGCCACTACAGCTCGAAGAGGATGAGCCAAGCTCCTCATtggatagtccatccccagtgtcagagaaggtccacgggaaaagaccggcagtagacgagccggtccaaaaaaggagaaaaaccgccagctctcatgcacacaaaccaggcgacatctctcttggagaggaccgaGCAGTTCGGCCACGACGAATggctgtgctggagtggtcggacgatgacgaggACCAGTCAGCGCTTCCGCCGAGCACGACGGAGGCACCGGCGGATGCTGAcgctcccaagcatcgatcaCAGGAAAGTTATGGTCGGGCAACAGTGGACGTCCCGATGATGCAAACTACCGAAGTCCCCGAACAACGCACAGAAGGGGGTGCCCCCGGGCACCAAGAAGAGCGGCAGCCCGCTGCAGAGGCGCAGAAGTCCTCCCATAAAGCCGACCAAGCAGCCGCGCCTGGGGGGTCAGGtaggcatcgccgattcaagaaaatcaatcagaagaccaaaccgtaagtatatttgccttggagtaataatattgttccttgatttctcCTTGTTACTGAGAAGCCGATATTACGCAGTGCGACGCCAAGGCCcatgacctcagaagaaaaaacgACGACTACTCCCGTCCGGGAGTCCCCTAGTGCTCGACGAACAGAGGACAGGCCAGCCGCCGCTCCCAGCAGACCTGGCGATGGTGAATCGTTGGCGCACACGATCGGCGCGTCGGCGACCGCAACCTCGGCTACGACCGAAAAAGTCATTACCTTGGAAGCGGAAACTGCGGCTGTTTTTGATGCGCCGGAGGTTACAGATGCGACTCCGTCAACGGCTGAGGAGCAAACGTCGTCACCCGCAGGgatgccaggagtggtcggagcggcggtccgaccacggagccccccggtggtgcctcaagtgacagcggaggaggacgaggtcgtggagatcgagcgtgccgcacctgagccccagtccgtccggattctccggaaacgcggggaagaggtggtagtcgtcgaggaagaaaacaccaccagggagataaagaggttgaaatccgccgtcgctggagttatgactcaaatcgaggtgagtgccgCGCCAATAACACTGATATATGTTGTCggaagatcaaggtttatctctttcattgttaatccgcaggggatagctcggacagcCGATCAGCggcaccaactgataaagaggatggagcccctcaccgaggaaaataagatactccgggaggctttaagtctttcggagaaaagtattcagagggcccagcgcgagcgggaccttgcggagtcgaactcgcgggaccttgaacatcagaatgAGGTTCTGTCCGAGCGACTAACGGCTTCGTCCGAGCAGCTAAAGAAGACATCCGAGGAGCTGGCGATTGTATTCGAGGAACTTAAGAAaatgtccgagcagttgagcaagaaaaacggagaactcgatagtaaaactgagcagctcgaccggaagtgccaacagttggaggatgtatccaagctgaaatccggtattctttttcacataatgtgctTTGCAGTAAGTGGCCGTATATTTTtccgtttcttatcttttgtgcttgcagagcaagatgcagaactcaaccagcttcgccagaccgtcGAACAAATTCGACAAGAGAAAACGAAGGAGTCGGAGCGAGCCGACAAACTATCCaaagaattgaaaggtaggtttCCCTTGATCGGAAGTGACGCCGTAATATTTTTTTGCTgtgacgaaccattgtaattcttgcagattatcgacataaaaccaaggcacaattcgatgtgctggtgcaggaagccaaagtccagaaggacaacttcaacactataactgccgcaataaaaccagtACTCGACTGCGTTGACGTTGAACCGGCGCCCCAtcctgatggtaggcagcaaggaccagacaccatcgttcagagatgcaaggcagcgtgggagaacttcaaaaacttcaaccgcgatgccgttttgaccgccgctactcatgcccttgcagtggttcggtcccattatccgtccgtcgacatctagtcgataggtggtgggttcgccgatgggctgagcgacgcgcaaacccagcagctggaggatgacgtcGAGGATGTGGCAAaagtgcttgtcggcgatatagacctgtttggcgaaacagaAACTGTTGGCGAAGCTTAACGAACTGCCCGGATATTACCGCCTGTAATACTTGATTTATCTGGCTATGAAGAATCTTCGTATTATCAACCCGATGCAGTTATGCGTAATATAAGTTGTGTTCgatcagttagttttcactaaacttgatgccttagttaggtcgtgatccgtaacgcataacgcagagcccatgcgtatgttggagaAACAGGCGTTGTCATAAGACCGTGGCCTACAGCCCAACACGTAGAGCACCGAGCTTATAGTACGTTTGGTGGGATgttagagccttggtgtcctcCGGAGTTACTATTGCGAAAAAACGTGCTGCCCAGCAGCCAACTTGAGTGACGTGGCGAGAGAAATGGCTAAAGCGGCGTCCGAGAGTTTAGTTcatgcctgaaatctaggccttgactagcccatagtccataacgtcgagcgcagaggcgctgacacgtgtaggacgaacaggcatggccaaggaaccgtagccgaccaaccgtaacgcagagggcggagcccctaagcgcgtgtaggatgtagtcagggactgggtcgtttccatagaaaacagaaggaaAAAGGTGTGCTGCTTGACGATCGGCGGGCTATGTTGCGAAAATTGGAACGTAAGACCGTCGTTGTTTTTGTAGAAAACCTATGCGACCCGGAGGAAgcatagtaggcgatttttggaaaaatcgtgttcggtgattgggagttaacgtgttcggcgagttGGAGAAGTCGTGTTCGGCGatcgggagttaacgtgttcgatcggcgaattggagagatcgtgttcggcgatcgggagttaacgtgttcggcgaattggagagatcgtgctcggcgatttggagttaccgtgctcggcgatttggagaaatcgtgctcggcgatttggagaaatcgtgctcagtGATTTGGAATtaccgtgctcggcgatttggagttaccgtgctcggcgatttggagttaccgtgctcggcgatttggagaaatcgtactCGGCGCTTTGGGCGTACTTGTCGAGCGTATTGGAGGCCGTCGCGGAGTGGCTTATATCCCGCTAACGGTAAGtgaagcttatgatgaaggaaaaaatgtagagaaattatggagaccagaactttattaatattaaagtaaagaatacatatctatgttatttcaggggtagaaacgtataaggtgctctatgtgccaggagttgggaacatcgagtccatctaagtcgcataagcgataagaccctggtcgagtaacaccttttacgaTGTAAGGACCCTCCCAcggtgtgccgctttaagcatagcggcgaccttggcgagctcgggcgtctgcgggaggtgagcaagttcgttggcggccacggccagattagcgctcggagtcttgaaaacgtcgtggccgtcaacgtgaGACggaacttttgaacctaattagttcataattagacactaattgccaaatacaaacgaaagtgctgcagtagccaaaatccaaaaaattttggatctaaacggggcctcagTGCACACATTCATTTCACTGTTTCATGGACTACTTGTAACATTTAATTCTGGTAAGGTGCTAGGATAATTGTGTCATGTGAACTATGTAACTATTGTATATTTTTTTAAACTGGCACATTCACACAAATTCatgatattatatatatagtattcATAGACACATAGAATATTACACTTTCACACAGCATATTATATATAATCATATTCATCGACCCTTGCAGTCTAGAGAGACAAAATAAACAattacaaaagaaaaaaaagaatcgGAGAAATTGAGATTTGGAACGTGAAGGGGAGCATGGAGGTTTGACGGAATGGACAAACGTGAAGGGGAGCAGGTGGGCCATGGAGATTTGACGGAAAGGGTAAGAGATTTGACGCGGCTGCTTGATCAGCCTACAGCCTCGTTGCCACAGCGAGCCACAGTGGATCGGGTGACAACAatccatggctgaaagtacgctAATTCATTGTTTCATTAACTAAAAATTAcagcttataagtcaaacaagaCAGTAATCGTCTCGGTGCAAGTTTCGTCCGTTTTCCAATGCGTGGGAAACAACGCTGACTAGTTTCATCTCCATGAAACATTTCCCCTCTCTCCTCAATACATTGGTTGCAAAGAAAAGGCATATTTTCCAGCATATGCCTCGTTCACTGGTCTAAAACTTGActaaaactgactgaaaaacattgtttcggctaaattattgtgagagaaaaatactatttcggttgaaaaaaaaaagccgaacaaaccgaatataggATAAACCGAACAGAGCCATAGCATGGCCAAGATGGTAGCGAACAACCTTCACCATCATTAACCGCAGGAACATAAGCCATCGTATGTCAATCTTGGCTCTGCCCACACGGCTACACCTCTTGGGGGGCATGTTATCAGCCTTCATCTGCGGTAACACAGTTGAATATATGATGTTCCAAATCAAGATCTGTAGCTAGACAGCACAAGTCTACCTCTATTTCAAAACTGGCTACAGCACCACGTCACTCTTCATCCATCTTGTCCTTCGGATCAGAATTTGCTTCCTCTGTCTTGTCCGTCGACGTGGCATTTGTTTCCTCCGTCTTGTCCATCGACATGGCATTTGCTTCCTCCATCTTGTCCGCTGACATGGCATTTGCTTCCACCGTCTTGTCCATCGACATGGCATTTGCTTCCTCCATCTTGTCCGTCGACGTGGCATTTGCTTCCTCCATCTTGTCATTTGTACTAGCTTGTGCTTCCCCTTGTGTATCCTCTGTAGCCATGTGACCCACGCCAC harbors:
- the LOC136537115 gene encoding uncharacterized protein, encoding MAPKKGAAKPKKVATRASRDEEWVPSKTSAADLDKMVAAGVLPDRLIAGWRPVSGEPFPTPHTDEGIARTADQRHQLIKRMEPLTEENKILREALSLSEKSIQRAQRERDLAESNSRDLEHQNEVLSERLTASSEQLKKTSEELAIVFEELKKMSEQLSKKNGELDSKTEQLDRKCQQLEDVSKLKSEQDAELNQLRQTVEQIRQEKTKESERADKLSKELKDYRHKTKAQFDVLVQEAKVQKDNFNTITAAIKPVLDCVDVEPAPHPDGGGFADGLSDAQTQQLEDDVEDVAKVLVGDIDLFGETETVGEA